A segment of the Populus alba chromosome 9, ASM523922v2, whole genome shotgun sequence genome:
TCAGCATGCATTCAAAGCAGTTGGCTATGTGCTGGCTCAGACATAGTTCCTGGACCTGAATTTTGCCCAGATGCCATTATCAAATACGCAAAGATGGGTAACAAAAAGCCCACGGGTACTCTAATCAAAGATGTGAGGAAGCATCTTTTACATCAGAGGTGGAAAATTGAATCCATGAAAGATAAAGGCACAAGTAGACTGCGTTACACCTCACCTGACGGGAAGGTGTACCATTCTCTTCGGCAGGTTTGTCTAGATTTTTGTGGAACTGACAGAGGGATCCTTTCTCCAACCTCTGAAGGTAAGCAGAACAGTTTGCATACTTCTCATGGTGATTCATCTTCTCTTATTGAGCAACAAGAGGATCGGGATCCTTATTGTTGCTCTCAAGTGGTGAGTTCTTCTAATTCTGAAGCAGTTGTTTATAAACCTGAATATTGTCCCGAAGCAATTGTGGAATGGAGTAATCTCTGGTCTAAAGATGGATCCGGGACGAGATTCAGGGGAAAGATTAAGAAAACTGATATGTCACTAAGAGCTAGGAAGCACCTCGCAGCCCTAGGATGGGTGTTTGGCTATAAAACATGTAATGGGAGGCGTGATTTTTACCATCGATCTCCTATGGGGAGGACATTCTGGTCACTACGACAAGCCATCGAACACATCTTAGATAAAGGAACATGCAATGATACTTCTAGAGATATGGAAATGGAAAATGACAGTAAAACAGTCGAGGGACAGTTTTCTTGTGAAAAAATATCTTCTGCAATTTGTAAAACGGAGtttcagaaggaaaaaaacttttctaaagAGTCTTCTTGCTTTTCACTGTCCAAAAAACATTTTCACGAAATAAATGTTCTAACCACTAGAAAGGCTcgaaggaaaagaaaggataGTTTACATGTTGAAACCCATTCAGATGCTCAAAACACAAGCCGCCCAAAGTCAAGAAGCGGGATAGCATCTAGAGGTTTGACTGGATCACGAAATGATAAGAAACATACTAAGTGGGTCCGTGTGCTCCGATCAAGCAAAAGAGTGCAGCATGTGGTAGCTCCTGACCCATCACATCATAATCCTCGAACTGTGTTGTCTTTGTTGATAGACAACGATATCGTGTTGCCAAGGACAAAAGTACATTACGGTAGCCTAAATAGAAATCCAACAGTGGAAGGGCGCATAGCTCGTGATGGGATCAAGTGCAGCTGTTGTGGGAAGGTTTACACCCTTAGTGGCTTTGAACTACATGCTGGCGTCAAATCTTGCAGGTCAGGTGCTAGCAAATACTGCAAGCCAGCTGCCAGCATCTTTCTGGATGATGGGAGGTCTCTGCTAGAATGCCAGATACAAATGATGCGTGGCAAGGAGATGAGTAATCACAAGGCAGAAAGACCTGATAGTTTGAAGGGAAGTTGGGATCGAGATGGTAATGATCATGTATGCTCTGTTTGTCACTATGGTGGTGACTTGATTTTATGTGATCACTGTCCCTCCTCATTCCATAAAAGATGTCTGGGCATGAAGGTGAGTTATGTGTTCATTTAGAAATcctattatcattttattattgagATATTTGACTTCTCACGCGAGTCTAAACTTTAGTGCTgttttttatcttctctttcATGCTTCTATAGGATGTTCCGGATGGAGACTGGTTCTGCCCATCATGCTGTTGTAAAATTTGTGgccaaaacaatttgaaaaaagacACCAAGGATTTTATTGATGGCGTTCTTAATTGCACTCAATGCGAGCACCAATGTAGGTTAATTTTATCTGCTTGCAGCTAAAGCTGATAACAAATGGAGGGGCGTGTTTGAAATGTCTCTAATATTCCCTTTCTCTACCTGATGCAGATCATATTATGTGTCTGAGTAACAGATGGACAGATAAATGGAAGGATCGTCCTGAAGAAAATTGGTTTTGCAGCAAAAAGTGTGAAGTGGTACTTCAAACTCACTTTCTCTTCCTATTCTTGTTGTGCACAATCAAGCTAAATTTGCATGTATTTGGTTATTAATGATGAACTCTTGAAAAACAGAATCAGAATTATTTGCTTAACTTGTTCTCATCCATTCAACATATCATATTATTGTTGACACTTGCATCGTAGCCTTGTTATTGGTTTTCTTGGAATTCACAAGGCAGAATTAATGCTAATGGCTTCTGAATCCATGTATCTCATTCCTTTTTCTTGGCATGCTTGCTTGCATTTATGTTTAATACCGTTGCTATAAATACCGGCAAATCAATCGTATATGTTTTGCATATTAGCTGGTTTTGATTCCATTTTAGATGAAGCTGAAGATTCAGTGGATTACCTACACCTGCCCTATCAACTAAGATCATTTTAGGTGCTAAATCCTTGGATGATAGGCCTGAAGTAAAAACGTGAAAAAAATGGTTATATTGCTGCTTGGGGAAGGAAGACACTACACAGTCAGAAGCTTTAGAGCCTTAGGCATAACCAGCACTTGATCAAATTCCCCACATTCTACCCCCAATAGAAACATAACAGAACTTGTAATAGATATTATGCGATTTGCTTTACACTCATTCCTCCCTTCCCTTGTTTCTTAGCTTGGCTACACCTCCTTCACCTCTTTGATTGAGTAGAGACCATATCCACAAGTTTTAAGGGGGATGGCTCTTTTTTCAGATTCTTAGAGACCTTATGGTGTGATTTATATGATCCAAGttaaaatacaagttttttttttttctattaagagATTCAATGTTGTGCTATTATATAATTTAGTCAGCTTGATTGGTTACACTCgatgatgttgttttttttatgtatatgaGGATCAATTGACAATATTCAATTAGAATATGAGTTGCAAAgataaataagaattaaatcttCGTAGGCTattacccccccccccccaaaaaaaaaaaaaaatatatatatatatatatgaataaaatttcACTGTAGACCGTCTTATAATGCATGGTGCCAGTAGCTTATACCTGCCACAAAAATATATGTTCAATGGATATTCTTCTTGGAATGTCATGGAGGTTGCCGCACTTTGATTTTACTGTTATGATGGTGTCCCTGTTGTAGATATTTTTGGGCCTTCAAAAGCTTATAGGAAAACCAATTCCAGTGGGTGTGGACAATCTTACTTGGACGTTATTCAAGTATATGCAGTCTGATCAGCATAAACTTGATTCTTCTGATGATGAGACCCTGGTTGAGACCTACAGCAAGCTCAAAATAGCACTTGATGTGGTGCATGAATGTTTCGAGCCCATTGAGGAACCTCGCACCGGGAGGGATCTTATGGAAGATGTTATTTTTAGTAATGGGtgagaatttattatttaagacAAATTATCCTAAccactttgttttttctgttacaTGGTATTTGGTATATTTTATTCATAGAGCATACTTAAAgtggtattttaaaatttgcacAACCAAAATCTAACTATTCTGGATCTTATATTAGTACTGAACCAAGAGGCTCCTgattttgtctttgttttttgtatctcgaatcacaaacaaaatccaTATTGAGCATATTTTAATTGGCTGCCAATGCGTTTTTCTATAACAAGTGCAGAAAAGGTGGAAGTTTTCAGAAACAAGCAAGCGCAGAGGCAAAAGATGGTTTCAAAAAGAATGTTTAGAAAAAATGTTTGGATTCGCACTATTTCCACCTCACTAAAAATGATGCAGCCATAGCAGTCTGAAACAATCCCCACCCCCATAATAATTTGCTCTTCATGCTATTCCTAATTATTTTCAGTTCTCTACTTATTTAGTTACTTTATCTTTCATCATGTTTTATGAAATGTGTTGATTAGTCACTGGACTTTCTTGGTACATTCTGATTTATAGATTATTGAGTTATAATTACCTTGTAACAGTAAGGatgagttattattattattggtggATGGCAGGTTATCATCTTTGGACTGTCTTCTTCTAAGGTGTCAGTTGTTATGACTATGGGGATTGACAATTATTCTtgattttgacataattttatgttcttaGTTTGAATTTGATTCTCTCCATACTAGATGTCAGGCATGGTTAATGTTTCTGTATTTGACTTTGCAGGTCAGAACTTAACCGTTTGAACTTTCAAGGGTTCTACACCATACTTTTGGAGAAGAATGACGAGTTAGTTAGTGTGGCTACTGTAAGGTGACTTCATAGAATCTCTTTATTCACACAATGGTATTCTGTATGGGATTAGAAATAGTTGCTGAGCAGCCTTGCCTTTATGTTTTGTGAGATAATGGTTATCTCACAATGATAGTTTCTTGTTCAAGGATTCATGGAGACAAAGTAGCAGAAATACCACTTGTTGGCACAAGATTCCAATTTCGGCAACTTGGAATGTGTCGCATACTAATGGATGTGCTCGAAAAGGTAATCCACCGAGCCTGTCTGTAATCcggctttctttttttatgttcatttatCCCAATTTCCTAGTGGTTTTTGAAGATTTGGCTTGCAACCCCTGTAATGCTTCCCTTCACTCGAAACTTTAATAATTGCAATACATCAAGTGGCTGTGGTAGGCATCGTGTTAATCTACCGAATGAGGCGGCTTATCATTATACTTTTCAAAGCGCTCATTGAATGCCAtcgaaaaaatgaaaacaatgcCAAGTTTTACGTTGTCGTGGAAATTAGGAATAGCTTTCTgaaaagagagttttttttttccttgcatgtTGATGTCATTTCTTGACTTGAGAGAGGAATGCATTTATTTATCAAGGATGACACAAGTCCTAAGCATAGCGATCTCTTTTCTACTATGCTGCTACAAGTGGATATATTTTGGCCAAATTTGTCAGTGCTGTTCTGTTTTTTCCCCCTTCAGAAGCTCATGGAATTAGGAGTCCAGAGACTGATTTTGCCTGCTGTTCCTGGTGTCCTAAACACATGGACTGGTTCGTTTGgattttcaaagatgacagacTCTGAGAGATTGCAGTTTGTAGATTACACTTTCTTAGATTTTCAGGATACCGTCATATGCCAGAAACTATTAATGAAGTTGCCTTCTGCACAATCAAGCCCGTTGAAAGGTTTGTTGTTGCTCTGATTGAGGACAAGTGAAAAGGAATATTTGTATATCAATCATCACACATGTTCTTGTATTCTGTAATGCAGCAATCCAACCTACACTTCTTGATGATGTTTATGGAAGTGGCGAATGCATTGATGCCAGTGACCCTAGTCCTGTCCCTGAAGTACTTAAAACAGATCAAAATGAGGATGGTGGAACCATGGAACAAGGACCAGTGGGGTATGTCTAGTCTCTTACTTCCTCtattaaaaaatggaaaaataaaggaaataatCTAGGAAACAGCAAAACACAAGGGcttaaggccttgtttgtttcccggaaagtagtttccgggaaaccattttccaaactttcctgtgtttgtttgtcattagaaaagttggtcaacggaaaacaatttccggtcagcggaaaacactttctagtcaacggaaaatactttccggtcaacggaaaacactttccagtcaattttagtcaaaaaaaaaaatttgacttggctttcaggaaagtattttccttttagctgtgtttgttttccggaaagtggtttccggaaaatcactttccaaactttcttgtgtttgtttgccattaggaaagttggttaatggaaaacactttccagtaaaaggaaaatttggcttggttttctggaaagtgttttcctgaaaaatttgaggggaaaacactttccggaagttgtgaaaaatttagaaatgtcattatttgctgattatatcaaatttgatcctcaaacttttgattgccatatatattttgttttgaatatttatttttcaatttcatctcttaaaattttatttttatattaactttggtccttatttttataattgctatttgctttttccttatcaattttttattgaaattttttatttatcaaatttgatcctcattcttttgattgttacttattttatttgaaataatttatgaaatgttgattattattattttaatttctttatttttcattttttttaattttttagaattgatccctattattttaattattatttgttttatttgagataatttatgaaattatatttttttttcaatttcattctcatttaactttttaatttgtaagatttgttcctcattattttaataaacttgagaaaaataaaatattagtaagttattttccagctcattttccatgacataaccaaacactgaaaagtgttttccagtttattttccataacactaccaaacatcggaaaatactttcccggaattcactttccaggaattcactttccccggaattcactttccaaaaggaattcactttcctgcaaacaaacggagcctaaaatgctttttttttgggGAAAAGTAACTTTTTTAGTTACCAGATACGGGGCTAGGTTGGAAAAGTGCCGTCCAGGAAGTTGCCTTTATTTGAGAATCTGAgtaattaatttgtataaaatttgCTTAGAATAATCGGAGGGTGATAATTAAAATGGTCggataaaatttgttttgtagATTTCCAGTTACTTTATGCTCGCTTTTATGCTTGTAGAAAGGACAAGGCGCTGGCAAATGAATTCTTAGAGACTTGCTTCTACTTGGCAGTATCACGCTAGCTGCTCAAAAGATCAGTTTGAGATTTATGTAGGATGGCACGTGTTTCTTTTGCAAGATATCTAGTGTTCATCTGCCCTGTAGACCTGATTAGAACAAGGTAGAGGGAGgattaaggaaaaagaaaatgactcAAGGTGAAGTACTGGTAATGCTGGGCTGATGTTTCTATGTTTCTATCTCATGTTCCAATGTCCTTCTCCGCTATATATGATATGCACTTGATCTAGTAAGCACCATACCACCTATCAAGTTCAAGTGGAATGGCTGAATTTCTGTTAGATTAAATTATGAAGAATAGGAGGGAGACAACAGCTGATACACACCATCAGACCCCTCTTAAGTGGGAACATCTGAGAGCTCTTACATGTTCTAGTCACCAAGTCCTATGTATTAAATCCTTGTTTCTAGCAGGGTTCTAGTTTAACGGGTCTGTCTGCTTGCACACATTTTATGTGTAATTGCTTTAATTATTAGCACCAACCTAGGGGGTTAATGTCATGTCAAGCAGCAAGAAGGAATCTACATTTTGATCACCACATAAAGGCAACTCCTGTTTTGTCTGAGTAGAGTATGCAATACCCCCATATTTAATTGGCTTAAAaaattcacatgttttttttttttttttttcattttgtgctTAGAATTTCTATATCCGTTTTTGCTTGTTATGTTGCCGAGTGCTGACTGTCGCTATTGTCAACAGTGTTGCTGCAAGCAATATCAGTGATGTAATCACAAGGCCTGTTCATCAAGTAGCTGTGGTAAGTCATGGTGCTTGAAACGGAGAGCCATGTCATCACCTATCATGTCTTAATTTGTGGAACGTAACCTTCACTTTTTATACATTTTATACAAGATTCCTTGGCATGTTTCTTGTCAGGTTAACCAGCCATATCATCTTGAATGTGAACCCTGCAATGGCAAAATCAACGAGTCCTTGGTTGAGGATTCCACTTTTAAGAAGGAAAGCATGGTCGGTGATAATGGTTCGAGCATTCTTAATCGCGGAAGATGGTTCGGTAATGAGGGCGACTTAAAGTGCTACCAAAGAAGAAATACAGTAGCCCGTCAGAACTGAGTTTTGTTTTACTTGAATGATCAGATCCCTATCCTGGTCTAGCGAGATAAACTCTATCTCACCGTGGCATAAGTGGAGCCTTCCATTTTGATTGGTTCAGCACTAAAAGTTTTGCTCTGCGCTAAAAAATTCCATGTACGGAAATATTAAGGGGAAAGGAGGTTCTCATTGTTGGCATGCTTTTTATGTATAGCAGCTATAGATATTAGATACAAAGATGAGTTCATTTTGGGTTCTCTATTGTGGACAGGAGCTCAGGGTAGGAATGTAACGACGAACGAGGCCAGATGCATTAAATAATCAGCTATTCAAGTGTATGGAAAGTGTAAACCGTGTAGTTCCTGCCTAATTTTCCCTAGCACCTTTAGCTAGCTTCTTGGTAAAGTAGGTAAACAACCAAGAGCTTCCCATTGTTCCTTTAAACACATGTTCATGTTATTGGTGTTGTCACCTTACCGTGTCTCCAAACGATTCTATATGCAAACCATGCTGTCTATTTTTCTCTTGGTCTTATCTTTTTGTTCCCTGCTTCCTTCCAATGGAATCTCTCTCGCCAACCCACTTCGGCATGCGAGTACACTCCGACTTCCATCTACTTCTGTTGGTCCAATAGACATTGCTTTTGATTCTGCTGGTGTTGGTCCATTCACCGGTTTCCGACGGTAGAGACCTCAGGTATGTCAACCGTACTGTTGGCTTCATAGATTTTGCCATACTAAACAGGTACTCCATCAATTGTCAGAAGAATATTTGCTAAAAGATGATAACCATTTAACATACAAATAACCATGTCAGCTATGTGTGAAAATGTATATTTGGAAAACCAGTTAACTTCCTAATGTTGCAACATTTGCTGCCTATGGCGAAAAAACTATGTGATGGCGCAAGTGATCCTGCATTAGAATCCATCTGCTGGCGGCCAGTAAGATATGTTTTTCTTACTTAAATTTACTAGAGCCAGTAACTC
Coding sequences within it:
- the LOC140955961 gene encoding uncharacterized protein translates to MALDLEKQQSVRTRKRKRTEIKLSVNEKVEVRSEEDGFQGSWHPGAVIACRRQGLDLKYEVKYDHILNDDESDYLVDQVCVSLPVDDTDCANEDRCNNRGFIRPAPPPFQFGKYGLPYGMCVDVHYQEAWWEGVIFDHDDGSEERRIFFPDLGDEIMASVNKLRATQDWDEVDETWRQRGTWLFLVLVEEYEQKQYIPVSIKQLWYDLREKESFEKLGRWTSTVKALWRELVLGAIDDNLKVVVNHLFQVIGIPDATQQPLQIAKPVNDVNMNRKEDLVKTHAMKPVENSLNDCLLLYPSCPTVESTLDRVVPKFSCEDDAVVCMKPRALFALPSNLDGIPAVSSITSDEGFSNSNSNKINGSSSGSACIQSSWLCAGSDIVPGPEFCPDAIIKYAKMGNKKPTGTLIKDVRKHLLHQRWKIESMKDKGTSRLRYTSPDGKVYHSLRQVCLDFCGTDRGILSPTSEGKQNSLHTSHGDSSSLIEQQEDRDPYCCSQVVSSSNSEAVVYKPEYCPEAIVEWSNLWSKDGSGTRFRGKIKKTDMSLRARKHLAALGWVFGYKTCNGRRDFYHRSPMGRTFWSLRQAIEHILDKGTCNDTSRDMEMENDSKTVEGQFSCEKISSAICKTEFQKEKNFSKESSCFSLSKKHFHEINVLTTRKARRKRKDSLHVETHSDAQNTSRPKSRSGIASRGLTGSRNDKKHTKWVRVLRSSKRVQHVVAPDPSHHNPRTVLSLLIDNDIVLPRTKVHYGSLNRNPTVEGRIARDGIKCSCCGKVYTLSGFELHAGVKSCRSGASKYCKPAASIFLDDGRSLLECQIQMMRGKEMSNHKAERPDSLKGSWDRDGNDHVCSVCHYGGDLILCDHCPSSFHKRCLGMKDVPDGDWFCPSCCCKICGQNNLKKDTKDFIDGVLNCTQCEHQYHIMCLSNRWTDKWKDRPEENWFCSKKCEVIFLGLQKLIGKPIPVGVDNLTWTLFKYMQSDQHKLDSSDDETLVETYSKLKIALDVVHECFEPIEEPRTGRDLMEDVIFSNGSELNRLNFQGFYTILLEKNDELVSVATVRIHGDKVAEIPLVGTRFQFRQLGMCRILMDVLEKKLMELGVQRLILPAVPGVLNTWTGSFGFSKMTDSERLQFVDYTFLDFQDTVICQKLLMKLPSAQSSPLKAIQPTLLDDVYGSGECIDASDPSPVPEVLKTDQNEDGGTMEQGPVGKDKALANEFLETCFYLAVSR